One Xyrauchen texanus isolate HMW12.3.18 chromosome 34, RBS_HiC_50CHRs, whole genome shotgun sequence genomic window carries:
- the LOC127627337 gene encoding uncharacterized protein LOC127627337 — translation MALYSIVEFPDYSVGIVSSKWLNEDSSITLWPPYTDPGKQKAALLMHEVPGETWKAHEICVLGTAVDYAKARYKAKMAETNLIVASEPEELDRSQRSRQPTKRYIDLEPEPAPLKRQRQSQTVTAAVVHQPPVPPSPMGLPPSGHNSLVTLSPSHLPPPSRLQPASHLPPASRLPPASHLPPASHLPPASHLQLSPEIHLPLASRPSPAAFPLPVRHSLSAGIDRYLVSTLEEIKDRLTMLERTVANISRSSTKEVTLPDDVILPLQNYQDMDILEQKMEDHQCRKDLTAYLGTIGGCNVQVATRRILTTLIGHSLATQLNWNGSNQKRPFQNLSLRRVVTADEAQCGDLDNGPKSLVSHSSELTLDVDDTAMKPSLAVLNLGVILDTSLIFEAHVN, via the exons ATGGCCCTGTACAGCATTGTTGAGTTCCCAGATTACTCAGTAGGGATTGTGAGCAGCAAATGGCTTAATGAGGACTCCTCCATAACTCTGTGGCCACCTTATACTGACCCTGGTAAACAGAAGGCAGCTTTGCTGATGCATGAAGTTCCTGGAGAGACTTGGAAAGCGCATGAAATCTGTGTTTTGGGCACAGCAG TGGATTATGCAAAGGCAAGATATAAAGCCAAAATGGCAGAAACAAATCTAATTGTAGCCAGTGAACCTGAAGAATTAGATCGCAGTCAGCGGTCAAGACA ACCTACCAAACGCTACATTGATCTTGAGCCTGAACCTGCTCCACTGAAACGGCAGAGACAATCACAAACAGTCACAGCTGCAGTCGTACACCAGCCACCAGTTCCACCATCACCCATGGGTTTGCCACCTTCTGGTCATAACTCTCTGGTTACTCTGTCTCCAAGCCACCTTCCACCTCCGAGTCGCCTTCAACCAGCGAGTCACCTTCCACCAGCGAGTCGCCTTCCACCAGCGAGTCACCTTCCACCAGCGAGTCACCTTCCACCAGCGAGTCACCTTCAACTTTCACCTGAGATCCACCTTCCACTTGCAAGCCGTCCTTCACCTGCAGCCTTCCCCCTTCCTGTGAGGCACTCTCTATCAGCAG GTATTGATAGATATTTAGTCAGTACACTAGAGGAGATTAAGGACAGGCTGACTATGCTGGAGAGAACAGTGGCAAATATCTCTCGATCAAGCACAAAAGAGGTCACATTGCCAGATGACGTCATATTACCCCTCCAAAACTACCAGGACATGGATATCTTGGAGCAAAAAATGGAAGATCATCAATGTCGGAAAGACTTG ACTGCCTATCTAGGAACCATTGGTGGGTGTAATGTCCAGGTAGCAACTAGGAGAATATTGACAACATTGATTGGCCATTCTTTAGCCACTCAATTGAACTGGAATGGCTCAAACCAAAAGAGACCTTTTCAGAACCTGAGTCTAAGGAGGGTTGTAACAG CGGATGAAGCTCAATGCGGAGATCTTGATAATGGGCCCAAATCACTGGTATCACACAGTTCAGAGCTGACTTTGGATGTTGATGATACTGCCATGAAGCCCTCTCTCGCTGTTCTTAACCTTGGGGTGATTTTGGATACATCACTCATCTTTGAGGCTCATGTTAATTAA
- the LOC127628191 gene encoding LOW QUALITY PROTEIN: arylsulfatase B-like (The sequence of the model RefSeq protein was modified relative to this genomic sequence to represent the inferred CDS: deleted 2 bases in 1 codon), protein MNVREVCALLYFLPFSVAHIAAKPPNVVFVLADDFGWNDVGFHGSEIKTPNLDRLSAAGVRLDNYYVQPLCTPSRNQLMTGRYQIHTGMQHQIIWPCQPYCVPLDERFLPQILQDGGYNTHMVGKWHLGMFRRDCLPTHRGFQSFFGYLTGSENYSTHHRCSFITPLNETRCALDLRDGEDVATGYTGQYSTELFTQRATDVIKQHQANKPLFLYVALQAVHSPLQVPERYIAPYSFIKDKSRREYAGMVSAMDEAVGNISRTLQDTGLWNNTLLIFSTDNGGQTLAGGNNWPLRGRKWSLWEGGVRGVAFVTGPLIEQPGTVSRELIHVSDWLPTIAGLAGVSTNGTKPLDGFNVWDVISRGKASPRVELLHNIDPLYDDAAPCPGDDLSGAFLQESLRSSAPRGVSLGSRSEFNISVHAAIRYKNWKLLTGYPGCPLWFAPPSDGPVMSPTLSEPLKQVMLFNIEEDPEERMEISHQHPEVVNFLLRRLQHYQSEAEPITFPSDDPRCDPGPSGAWGPWQ, encoded by the exons ATGAATGTGAGGGAAGTTTGTGCTCTTTTATATTTTCTGCCGTTTTCTGTCGCTCATATTGCGGCCAAACCGCCGAATGTCGTGTTTGTTTTAGCGGATGATTTCGGCTGGAATGATGTTGGGTTTCACGGATCTGAGATTAAAACCCCGAATCTGGACCGTTTATCAGCTGCAGGGGTTCGACTGGATAATTATTATGTTCAGCCGCTGTGCACTCCGTCCAGAAACCAGCTGATGACTGGCAGATACCAG ATTCACACTGGGATGCAGCATCAGATCATCTGGCCCTGTCAGCCGTATTGTGTTCCTCTGGATGAGAGATTTCTGCCTCAGATCCTGCAGGACGGCgggtataac acacacatggtggGCAAATGGCACCTGGGCATGTTCAGGAGAGACTGTCTGCCCACACACAGAGGCTTTCAGTCTTTCTTTG gTTATCTGACGGGGTCAGAGAATTATTCCACTCATCACAGGTGTAGTTTCATCACTCCTCTCAACGAGACCCGCTGCGCTCTGGACCTGCGGGACGGGGAAGATGTCGCCACAGGTTACACGGGCCAGTACTCCACAGAACTCTTCACACAGAGAGCCACTGACGTCATAAAACAACACCAAGCTAACAAA CCTCTCTTCCTGTATGTGGCGCTGCAGGCGGTTCACAGTCCTCTTCAGGTCCCAGAGCGCTACATCGCCCCCTATAGTTTCATCAAAGACAAGTCTCGGCGGGAGTATGCAGGGATGGTGTCGGCGATGGATGAAGCGGTGGGGAACATCAGCAGGACTCTGCAGGACACAGGACTGTGGAACAACACGCTTCTCATCTTCTCCACAG ATAATGGCGGTCAGACTCTGGCGGGAGGAAATAACTGGCCTCTACGTGGCAGGAAGTGGTCGCTGTGGGAGGGCGGGGTCAGGGGCGTGGCCTTTGTGACCGGACCATTGATAGAGCAGCCAGGAACTGTCAGTCGAGAACTCATCCACGTCTCTGATTGGCTCCCGACAATCGCTGGTCTTGCTGGTGTGTCGACTAACGGCACCAAACCTCTGGACGGGTTTAATGTCTGGGACGTGATCAG TCGTGGTAAAGCGTCTCCGCGAGTTGAACTGCTGCATAACATCGACCCGCTGTATGATGACGCCGCACCAT GTCCAGGTGACGATCTCTCGGGTGCTTTTCTGCAAGAGTCTCTTCGCTCGTCAGCGCCACGGGGGGTTTCTCTCGGGTCTCGCTCAGAGTTTAACATCTCCGTTCACGCTGCCATTCGTTACAAGAACTGGAAACTTCTCACCGGTTATCCAG GTTGTCCTCTGTGGTTTGCACCCCCCTCTGATGGTCCAGTGATGTCACCGACGCTCTCTGAGCCGCTGAAGCAGGTGATGCTGTTTAACATCGAGGAGGATCCGGAGGAGCGTATGGAGATTTCCCATCAGCACCCAGAGGTTGTCAACTTCCTGCTCAGGCGCTTACAACATTACCAGAGTGAAGCTGAACCAATCACATTTCCCTCTGATGACCCCCGCTGTGACCCCGGACCCTCAGGGGCCTGGGGACCCTGgcagtga